A part of Solicola gregarius genomic DNA contains:
- a CDS encoding nitrilase-related carbon-nitrogen hydrolase, which produces MKLLTATAQPSLAGDDAVRAPLRIALVQHRWRGDASALRQGLSDAIAQAADAGAKAVFLPELTLSKYPAVTRATGRPVESAERLDSGPTYEFAAAAASTNGVVVHASLYEHADGSDGRGYNTAIMVGADGELLGRTRKLHIPVTDGYYEDTYFRPGPPDDAYPVYEPAALGGATIGLPTCWDEWFPEVARSYGLRGANLIVYPTAIGSEPSYPDFDTQPLWEQVIVANGITNGTFMVVPNRTGNEGELTFYGSSFVSDPYGRVLARAPRDEEAVLVADLDLGQREDWLRLFPFLATRRPDSYAALVDSVDAANPYGRRR; this is translated from the coding sequence ATGAAGCTGCTCACCGCGACGGCGCAGCCGTCTCTCGCCGGCGACGACGCCGTACGCGCTCCGCTGCGGATCGCGCTGGTCCAGCATCGCTGGCGCGGCGACGCCTCGGCTTTGCGCCAAGGGCTGTCGGACGCGATCGCCCAGGCGGCCGATGCCGGTGCGAAGGCGGTGTTCCTGCCCGAGCTCACGCTGTCCAAGTACCCCGCGGTCACGCGGGCGACCGGCAGGCCGGTCGAGTCCGCCGAGAGGCTCGACAGCGGCCCGACGTACGAGTTCGCGGCCGCCGCGGCGTCCACGAACGGCGTCGTCGTGCACGCCTCGTTGTACGAGCACGCCGACGGTTCCGACGGGCGCGGTTACAACACCGCGATCATGGTCGGCGCCGACGGTGAGCTGCTCGGACGCACCCGCAAGCTGCACATCCCCGTGACCGATGGCTACTACGAAGACACCTACTTCCGGCCGGGCCCGCCCGACGACGCGTACCCGGTGTACGAGCCGGCCGCGCTGGGCGGCGCCACCATCGGACTCCCGACCTGCTGGGACGAGTGGTTCCCGGAGGTCGCCCGGTCGTACGGCCTGCGGGGCGCGAACCTCATCGTCTACCCGACGGCGATCGGGTCCGAGCCGTCGTACCCCGACTTCGACACGCAGCCCTTGTGGGAGCAGGTGATCGTCGCCAACGGCATCACCAACGGCACCTTCATGGTCGTCCCCAACCGCACCGGCAACGAGGGCGAGCTGACGTTCTACGGATCGTCGTTCGTCTCCGACCCGTACGGCCGGGTGCTCGCCCGCGCCCCGCGCGACGAAGAAGCCGTCCTCGTCGCCGACCTCGATCTCGGGCAGCGCGAGGACTGGCTGCGGTTGTTCCCGTTCCTCGCCACGCGGCGGCCCGACTCGTACGCCGCCCTCGTCGACTCGGTCGACGCCGCGAATCCCTACGGGCGGCGGCGATGA
- a CDS encoding TetR/AcrR family transcriptional regulator: protein MSDAREVILRAAARCIARSGVRGLRVLDVASEAGVSSGLLYYHFGDRDGLLAATLGHINDTALGHRARGANAGSATERLVELLVEEVADADDVRDQATAWNEIRAVSAFTPDLSANLMKATAAWQSDIAAAVREAQAADGVAAAADADALAVALTALVEGIAARWIGGDLDTLQSRTILRDTTLRLLGTKEGQR, encoded by the coding sequence ATGTCCGATGCGCGCGAGGTGATCCTGCGCGCGGCCGCGCGCTGCATCGCCCGCAGTGGCGTACGCGGGCTCCGGGTGCTCGATGTCGCGAGCGAGGCCGGCGTCTCGTCCGGCCTGCTCTACTACCACTTCGGCGACCGTGACGGCCTGCTCGCGGCGACCCTCGGACACATCAACGACACGGCGCTCGGCCACCGTGCGCGCGGTGCGAACGCCGGCTCCGCGACCGAGCGGCTGGTGGAGCTACTCGTCGAGGAGGTCGCCGACGCCGACGACGTACGCGACCAGGCGACCGCCTGGAACGAGATCCGCGCCGTGTCGGCGTTCACTCCCGACCTGAGCGCGAACCTCATGAAAGCCACCGCCGCCTGGCAGTCCGACATCGCCGCGGCGGTACGCGAGGCACAGGCGGCCGACGGCGTCGCCGCCGCCGCCGATGCGGATGCGCTCGCCGTCGCCCTGACGGCACTCGTCGAAGGCATCGCGGCGCGCTGGATCGGCGGCGACCTCGACACGCTCCAGTCGCGCACGATCCTGCGCGACACCACGCTCCGCCTCCTGGGCACGAAGGAAGGCCAACGATGA
- a CDS encoding ribonucleotide-diphosphate reductase subunit beta, with the protein MSTNGILGTGIGEGLLLKPVKYEWAYELYNQAVANTWFPNEVQLGEDLGDFAKMTAEERHALTFLMSYFNPNELLVNKALAFGVYPYVSSAECHLYLAKQMWEEANHCMAFEYVLETFPIDRAQAYESHLSVPSMAAKEEFEIRFIKRMTEQTLDITATEGKRDFVRNLVAYNVILEGIWFYSGFMVALSFRQRNLLRNFGSLIEWIVRDESLHLKFGLNLILTVLEENPDLQTPEFAAEIRQLVLDGVEMEERYNRDLLPNGILGLNADYINTYVRYLADRRLEELGFEPAYGVANPAKWMATANDTLQLVNFFESTNTSYEVNAQA; encoded by the coding sequence TTGAGTACGAACGGAATTCTCGGTACCGGCATCGGTGAAGGCCTGCTGCTGAAACCGGTGAAGTACGAATGGGCGTACGAGCTGTACAACCAGGCCGTCGCGAACACCTGGTTTCCCAACGAGGTGCAGCTCGGCGAGGATCTCGGTGACTTCGCGAAGATGACCGCGGAGGAGCGGCATGCGCTGACGTTCCTGATGAGCTACTTCAACCCCAACGAGCTGCTGGTCAACAAGGCCCTGGCGTTCGGCGTCTACCCGTACGTCAGCTCCGCGGAGTGCCACCTGTACCTCGCCAAGCAGATGTGGGAGGAAGCCAACCACTGCATGGCGTTCGAGTACGTGCTGGAGACGTTCCCCATCGACCGCGCACAGGCGTACGAGTCGCATCTGTCGGTGCCATCGATGGCGGCAAAGGAGGAGTTCGAGATCCGTTTCATCAAGCGGATGACCGAGCAGACCCTCGACATCACCGCCACCGAGGGCAAACGCGACTTCGTGCGCAACCTCGTTGCGTACAACGTGATTCTCGAGGGCATCTGGTTCTACTCGGGCTTCATGGTGGCGTTGTCGTTCCGGCAGCGGAACCTGCTGCGCAACTTCGGCTCGCTGATCGAGTGGATCGTGCGCGACGAGAGCCTGCACCTGAAGTTCGGGCTCAACCTGATCCTCACCGTGCTCGAGGAGAATCCCGACCTGCAGACGCCGGAGTTCGCCGCAGAGATCCGCCAGCTGGTCCTCGACGGCGTGGAGATGGAGGAGCGCTATAACCGCGACCTGCTGCCGAACGGCATCCTCGGGCTCAATGCCGACTACATCAACACCTACGTGCGCTACCTCGCCGACCGACGTCTCGAGGAACTCGGCTTCGAGCCGGCGTACGGCGTGGCGAACCCGGCGAAGTGGATGGCGACCGCCAACGACACCCTGCAGCTGGTCAACTTCTTCGAGTCGACGAACACCAGCTATGAGGTGAATGCGCAGGCATAG
- a CDS encoding DUF6069 family protein: MYDNRPEPPPPDQPKVDAARLWAGGVATAVVAALIAVVGDLIARGVLDIPVLAPESRGTWHSASLVPYALGAAAGALVATGLMHVLTLTTPRPTMFFGWIMFLVGVVVGVWPFTTGASLEAKLATAVLDVVIVLAIWSLIDGTARRTTRLPAR, encoded by the coding sequence ATGTACGACAATCGCCCGGAGCCACCCCCACCCGACCAGCCCAAGGTCGACGCCGCCAGGCTGTGGGCCGGGGGTGTCGCGACGGCGGTCGTTGCCGCCTTGATCGCGGTCGTCGGAGACCTGATCGCTCGTGGTGTGCTCGACATTCCCGTTCTGGCACCGGAGTCGCGTGGCACCTGGCACTCCGCGTCGCTCGTTCCGTACGCGCTCGGGGCGGCGGCCGGCGCCCTCGTCGCAACCGGCCTGATGCATGTTCTGACGCTCACGACGCCGCGGCCGACGATGTTCTTCGGCTGGATCATGTTCCTCGTCGGGGTCGTAGTCGGGGTGTGGCCGTTCACGACTGGCGCGAGCCTGGAGGCGAAGCTCGCGACCGCCGTACTCGATGTCGTCATCGTGCTTGCGATCTGGTCGCTGATCGACGGCACGGCTCGGCGCACCACACGCTTGCCCGCGCGTTGA
- a CDS encoding ribonucleoside-diphosphate reductase subunit alpha, translating to MASTSTTSDIAVVKRDGSRVPYDGYEIAASIEEASAGLQDAVARATQIQSDLEIVLFDGMTSEQLDEAVISVALQNVKDDPAFDTVAARLLTKLLYKRAFGEGSTHLETRSFPGPAFVAYVQRGVDLGLLDTRLAELFDLERLGAALDTGRDDLLRYIGVQTMRNRYMITAPDGTPLEVPQFFWMRVAMGLSLNEEASTDIALALYEKLSRLEYVAAGSTLVNAGTAYAQLSNCFVMQMEDDIEHIAKSVRDVMWVTKGTGGIGMSVTKLRSEGSPIRSNNTLSTGPIPFMHTIDSTLRAVSRGGKKFGALCFYMENWHLDFDQFLDLRQNSGDPYRRTRTANTAVWISDEFMARVAADDDWYLFDPLETADLPELYGAAFSKRYNEYVALAQAGELRAYRRVRAREQYRAMLVSLQTTSHPWLTWKDTINTRALNDNTGTIHLSNLCTEICLPQDRENIAVCNLASVNLSRHLVGERGDLRVDWDRLAESTRLAVRQLDNLVDITLSSVAESERSNELNRAVGLGVMGFTDVVERLGYGYESERAYELIDELMEFISWHAIDASADLARERGAYANFAGSGWSRGMVPIDTLDRLAADRGEPVEVDRRTRLDWESLRQKVRGGIRNATLLAIAPTASIGLVAGTTPGLDPQFSQIFSRSTSSGKFLEVNRNLVADLRERGLWEHVREDLLRVQGDLSRLDSVPDDLQRVYRTSFQLSPYAFLEVAARAQKWIDQSISRNIYLADRNVDGMVDLYAAAWKRGVKTTYYLHMMPRHTAEQSTVRVNKAEQLTPAGGGQRRGFGFAAASSPERAAAPAHVPEVVPPDAVPVATVEADNCPIDPQERLQCDSCQ from the coding sequence ATGGCCAGCACCAGCACCACCAGTGACATCGCCGTCGTCAAGCGCGACGGCTCCCGCGTCCCGTACGACGGTTACGAGATCGCCGCGTCGATCGAGGAGGCGAGCGCGGGACTCCAGGACGCCGTTGCCCGCGCGACGCAGATCCAGTCCGACCTGGAGATCGTGCTGTTCGACGGCATGACCAGCGAGCAGCTCGACGAGGCCGTCATCTCGGTCGCGCTGCAGAACGTCAAGGACGATCCGGCCTTCGACACCGTGGCGGCGCGACTCCTGACCAAGCTGCTGTACAAGCGCGCGTTCGGTGAGGGCAGCACGCACCTAGAGACCCGCAGCTTCCCCGGACCGGCGTTCGTCGCGTACGTGCAGCGCGGCGTCGACCTCGGGCTGCTCGACACCCGCCTCGCGGAGCTCTTCGACCTCGAACGGCTCGGCGCCGCGCTCGATACCGGGCGCGACGACCTGCTGCGCTACATCGGCGTTCAGACCATGCGCAACCGCTACATGATCACCGCGCCCGACGGTACGCCGCTCGAGGTGCCGCAGTTCTTCTGGATGCGCGTGGCCATGGGGCTGTCGCTCAACGAGGAGGCGTCGACAGATATCGCGCTCGCGCTGTACGAGAAGCTGTCGCGGCTCGAGTACGTCGCCGCGGGCTCCACTCTCGTCAATGCGGGCACCGCGTACGCCCAGCTGTCCAACTGCTTCGTGATGCAGATGGAAGACGACATCGAGCACATCGCGAAGTCGGTACGCGACGTCATGTGGGTCACCAAGGGCACCGGCGGCATCGGCATGTCCGTCACCAAGCTGCGCAGCGAGGGCTCCCCGATCCGCAGCAACAACACGTTGTCGACGGGGCCGATCCCGTTCATGCACACCATCGACTCGACGCTCCGCGCGGTCTCGCGCGGTGGCAAGAAGTTCGGCGCACTGTGCTTCTACATGGAGAACTGGCATCTCGACTTCGACCAGTTCCTCGACCTGCGGCAGAACTCCGGTGATCCCTACCGCCGCACGCGGACGGCCAACACCGCGGTGTGGATCTCCGACGAGTTCATGGCGCGGGTGGCCGCCGACGACGACTGGTATCTCTTCGACCCGCTCGAGACCGCCGACCTGCCCGAGCTGTACGGCGCCGCGTTCTCGAAGCGCTACAACGAGTACGTCGCCCTCGCCCAGGCGGGCGAGCTGCGCGCGTACCGGCGGGTGCGGGCGCGCGAGCAGTACCGCGCGATGCTGGTGTCGCTGCAGACGACGTCGCATCCGTGGCTGACCTGGAAGGACACGATCAACACCCGGGCGCTGAACGACAACACCGGCACGATCCACCTGTCCAACCTGTGCACGGAGATCTGCCTGCCGCAGGACCGCGAGAACATCGCCGTCTGCAACCTCGCATCGGTCAACCTGTCGCGGCATCTCGTCGGCGAGCGTGGTGACCTGCGCGTCGACTGGGATCGCCTGGCCGAGTCGACCCGGTTGGCGGTACGACAGCTGGACAACCTGGTCGACATCACGCTCTCGTCGGTCGCCGAGTCGGAGCGCTCGAACGAGCTCAACCGCGCGGTCGGCCTCGGCGTCATGGGGTTCACCGACGTCGTCGAGCGACTCGGTTACGGGTACGAGAGCGAGCGCGCGTACGAGCTGATCGACGAGCTGATGGAGTTCATCAGCTGGCACGCGATCGACGCGAGCGCCGACCTGGCTCGCGAGCGCGGTGCGTACGCGAACTTCGCCGGGTCGGGCTGGAGCCGCGGCATGGTGCCGATCGACACGCTCGACCGCCTGGCTGCGGACCGCGGTGAGCCGGTCGAGGTCGACCGGCGTACCCGGCTCGACTGGGAGTCGCTGCGACAGAAGGTACGCGGCGGAATCCGCAACGCGACACTGCTGGCGATCGCTCCGACCGCCTCGATCGGTCTCGTGGCCGGAACGACACCGGGGCTGGATCCGCAGTTCAGCCAGATCTTCAGCCGGTCGACGTCGTCGGGCAAGTTCCTCGAGGTCAACCGCAACCTGGTCGCCGACCTGCGCGAGCGCGGCCTCTGGGAGCACGTACGCGAGGACCTGCTGCGCGTCCAGGGCGACCTGTCGAGGCTCGACTCGGTGCCGGACGACCTTCAGCGCGTCTACCGCACGTCGTTCCAGCTGTCGCCGTACGCGTTCCTCGAGGTGGCCGCGCGGGCGCAGAAGTGGATCGACCAGTCGATCAGCCGCAACATCTACCTCGCCGACCGCAACGTCGACGGCATGGTCGACCTGTACGCGGCGGCGTGGAAGCGGGGGGTGAAGACGACGTACTACCTGCACATGATGCCGCGGCACACGGCCGAGCAGAGCACCGTACGCGTGAACAAGGCCGAGCAGCTGACGCCTGCGGGTGGCGGTCAGCGGCGCGGGTTCGGGTTCGCGGCGGCCTCGTCGCCGGAACGTGCTGCGGCGCCGGCGCACGTACCGGAGGTGGTGCCGCCGGATGCGGTACCCGTGGCCACCGTCGAGGCCGACAACTGCCCCATCGACCCGCAAGAGCGCCTGCAGTGCGACTCCTGCCAGTGA
- a CDS encoding GNAT family N-acetyltransferase: protein MTDAQPERSVADAPERSRFEIIVDGRLAGFAEYQLGDGVITFTHTEIGDEYAGQGLGSTLVRTALDDVRARGLSVRPLCPYVAAYIKRHPEYADLVA, encoded by the coding sequence ATGACAGACGCGCAGCCGGAGCGTTCGGTCGCCGATGCCCCCGAGCGGAGCCGCTTCGAGATCATCGTCGACGGTCGGCTCGCCGGTTTCGCCGAGTACCAGCTGGGCGACGGCGTGATCACGTTCACCCATACCGAGATCGGCGACGAGTACGCAGGCCAGGGTCTCGGGAGCACGCTGGTGCGTACCGCTCTCGACGACGTCCGTGCGCGTGGCCTCTCCGTACGTCCGCTGTGCCCGTACGTCGCCGCGTACATCAAGCGGCACCCCGAGTACGCCGACCTCGTCGCGTAG
- a CDS encoding amidohydrolase: MPAEQDADQLSRRRLLATAAGATAAALVPGVANASRTSDEAHADLVLHAGKVWPGVSAGMVHGPAMPWAEAVAVRGQRIVAVGRDDEVLTWAGPRTRVVDLAGRFVMPGFRDQHTHLLGMAFGGAPADDYRPAFNCYDPKAAFEARRRTGQGHVHTHEQGETPMDQVGDGEVTDELKQSLLTMQDEIAKQGITTVVEAGMRDFALWKALVELAEEDLLKVRFLVRVAFGGMERAAERGLRTGVGNEWVKVLGVKNYADGWLGPRTSALRAPYDDDPYGFPRKGILFLDQDRADRDIARARELGFNVTTHAIGDRGVATALTAYERAGVTPADRWALEHVQVVGDDLVDRLAADGVIASYQLSFATTDARFARDALGKPRLRETAYRWATMQRRGVRLAGGSDVDVEVVDPLWGLQRAVTRQDFDGFPRGGFRRSEGLSLRDTLRTVTSDAAYASLEDHERGTIAVGNYADLVVLRENLLQIPHDRLASATREMTVTNGRIASEEPVSYPPDDAADCDPYPEE, translated from the coding sequence ATGCCCGCCGAGCAGGATGCCGACCAGCTGAGCCGCCGCCGACTACTCGCGACCGCGGCCGGAGCCACGGCGGCCGCGCTCGTACCCGGCGTCGCGAATGCCTCGCGTACGTCGGACGAGGCGCACGCCGATCTGGTGCTGCATGCCGGGAAGGTGTGGCCGGGGGTGTCGGCGGGCATGGTGCACGGTCCGGCGATGCCGTGGGCGGAGGCGGTGGCCGTACGCGGGCAGCGCATCGTCGCGGTCGGACGCGACGACGAGGTGCTGACCTGGGCCGGGCCACGTACACGGGTCGTCGATCTCGCCGGCCGGTTCGTGATGCCCGGGTTCCGCGACCAGCACACGCACCTGCTCGGGATGGCGTTCGGCGGAGCACCCGCCGACGACTACCGCCCGGCGTTCAACTGCTACGACCCGAAGGCGGCGTTCGAGGCGCGCCGCCGCACCGGCCAGGGCCACGTACACACCCATGAGCAGGGCGAGACGCCGATGGATCAGGTCGGCGACGGCGAGGTGACCGACGAGCTCAAGCAGAGCCTGCTGACGATGCAGGACGAGATCGCCAAGCAGGGGATCACCACGGTCGTCGAGGCGGGGATGCGCGACTTCGCGCTGTGGAAGGCATTGGTCGAGCTCGCGGAGGAGGACCTGCTCAAGGTGCGCTTCCTCGTACGGGTGGCGTTCGGCGGCATGGAGCGGGCGGCCGAGCGCGGTCTGCGCACGGGTGTCGGCAACGAGTGGGTCAAGGTGCTCGGCGTCAAGAACTACGCCGACGGCTGGCTCGGACCGCGCACGTCGGCGTTGCGCGCGCCGTACGACGACGACCCGTACGGCTTCCCACGCAAGGGCATCCTGTTCCTCGACCAGGACCGAGCCGACCGCGACATCGCCCGTGCGCGCGAGCTCGGCTTCAACGTCACGACGCACGCCATCGGTGATCGCGGCGTCGCCACGGCGTTGACGGCGTACGAGCGTGCGGGCGTGACTCCCGCCGACCGGTGGGCGCTCGAGCACGTCCAGGTGGTCGGCGACGACCTCGTCGACCGGCTCGCCGCCGACGGCGTGATCGCCAGCTACCAGCTGAGCTTCGCGACCACCGATGCGCGGTTCGCACGCGACGCGCTCGGCAAGCCTCGACTGCGCGAGACCGCGTACCGCTGGGCGACGATGCAGCGCCGGGGCGTACGACTGGCGGGCGGCTCCGACGTCGATGTCGAGGTCGTCGACCCGCTGTGGGGCTTGCAGCGTGCGGTCACGCGCCAGGACTTCGACGGCTTCCCACGCGGCGGGTTCCGGCGCAGCGAGGGCCTGAGCCTCCGCGACACCCTGCGTACGGTGACCTCCGATGCCGCGTACGCGAGCCTGGAAGACCACGAGCGGGGCACGATCGCCGTCGGCAACTACGCCGACCTCGTCGTACTGCGCGAGAACCTCCTGCAGATCCCGCATGACCGGCTCGCGTCCGCCACCCGGGAGATGACGGTCACCAACGGGCGGATCGCGTCCGAGGAACCCGTCTCGTACCCGCCGGACGACGCCGCCGACTGCGATCCGTATCCCGAGGAGTGA
- a CDS encoding AI-2E family transporter yields the protein MSNSGTDLSAPTGLPRGLLILLGAGAAFLVIFGLRATSDIIGPIFLALVLVIAVHPVRGWCERRGLPTWVATFAALIAVYAILVAMVLALVVAGARFAGLLTHYQPEFENLIDDVRDLLDRFGVDDKQIHAMTSSFDLGKVAGIAADLLGGLAGAMSNVFFIVVLLFFMVIDGTHFPGNLSRAPAMRRTVVEAFRNFAIGTRQYLLVATVFGAVVALFDVAALYVLGIPDPWLWGLLAFITNYIPNIGFVIGLVPPAIIAIVDEGVGTAIAVVAVYCALNVVIQTVIQPRVIGNTVGLSGTLSFLSLIVWAWVLGAVGALFAVPLTLFVKALLIDVDPRASWVGPLLAGQPGRIDESESAPPAEAAESPDDGAVDAADASTADQPTPTEED from the coding sequence GTGAGCAATTCGGGCACCGACCTCAGCGCGCCGACCGGGCTCCCCCGCGGCCTTCTCATCCTGCTCGGCGCCGGCGCCGCGTTCCTCGTCATCTTCGGGTTACGCGCTACCTCGGACATCATCGGCCCGATCTTCCTCGCGCTCGTCCTCGTCATCGCGGTGCACCCGGTACGCGGATGGTGCGAGCGTCGTGGGCTGCCCACCTGGGTGGCGACGTTCGCCGCGCTGATCGCCGTCTACGCGATCCTGGTGGCGATGGTGCTCGCGCTCGTCGTCGCCGGCGCGAGGTTCGCCGGACTGCTGACGCACTACCAGCCCGAGTTCGAGAACCTCATCGACGACGTACGCGACCTGCTCGACCGGTTCGGCGTCGACGACAAGCAGATCCACGCGATGACGTCGTCGTTCGACCTCGGCAAGGTCGCGGGCATCGCAGCCGACCTGCTCGGCGGGCTCGCCGGCGCGATGAGCAACGTCTTCTTCATCGTCGTCCTGCTGTTCTTCATGGTGATCGACGGGACGCACTTCCCGGGCAACCTGTCACGTGCGCCGGCGATGCGGCGGACGGTCGTCGAGGCGTTCCGGAACTTCGCGATCGGCACTCGCCAGTACCTCCTCGTCGCGACCGTCTTCGGCGCGGTCGTCGCGCTGTTCGACGTCGCGGCCCTCTACGTACTCGGCATCCCGGATCCCTGGCTGTGGGGTCTGCTGGCATTCATCACGAACTACATCCCGAACATCGGCTTCGTGATCGGGTTGGTGCCACCGGCGATCATCGCAATCGTCGACGAGGGCGTCGGCACGGCGATCGCCGTCGTCGCGGTCTACTGCGCGCTCAACGTCGTCATCCAGACCGTCATCCAGCCACGGGTGATCGGCAATACCGTCGGCCTCTCCGGAACCCTGAGCTTCCTGTCGCTGATCGTGTGGGCATGGGTGCTAGGTGCTGTCGGCGCCCTGTTCGCCGTCCCGCTGACGTTGTTCGTCAAGGCACTCCTGATCGACGTCGACCCGCGCGCGAGCTGGGTCGGACCCCTGCTCGCGGGTCAGCCCGGCAGGATCGATGAGTCCGAATCCGCACCTCCTGCAGAAGCAGCCGAGTCGCCCGACGACGGCGCGGTCGATGCCGCCGACGCGTCGACCGCCGACCAACCGACGCCGACCGAAGAGGACTGA
- a CDS encoding formylglycine-generating enzyme family protein, producing the protein MTETTTRTHRKGTAPMHRIDGGVLLQGSADFYPEEQPVREVEVASIWVDEHPVTNAEFRRFVKETDHVTVAERDPDPADFPDARPDQLVAGSLVFTPTPGPVPLDDWHRWWRWQPGADWRHPEGPESTLHGREKHPVVHIAYEDAKAYAAWAGKRLPTESEWEWAARGGLVAKTYAWGDEFMPKNRVMANTWHGEFPWRNDRAGKNGLTSPVGSYAPNGYGLFDMAGNVWEWTDSPWTFSHSDEHVVESSSCCSPSHLADESNRMVSKGGSHLCAPSYCHRYRPAARQGHAIRSSTGHLGFRCFRSVD; encoded by the coding sequence GTGACCGAGACGACGACGCGTACTCACCGCAAGGGCACCGCCCCGATGCACCGGATCGACGGTGGCGTACTGCTGCAGGGCAGTGCCGACTTCTATCCGGAGGAGCAGCCGGTACGCGAGGTCGAGGTCGCGTCGATCTGGGTCGACGAACATCCGGTGACCAACGCCGAGTTCCGCCGCTTCGTGAAGGAGACCGACCACGTCACGGTTGCCGAACGCGACCCCGACCCGGCCGACTTCCCCGATGCCCGACCCGATCAGCTGGTGGCCGGCTCGCTCGTCTTCACACCGACGCCCGGCCCCGTACCCCTCGATGACTGGCACCGGTGGTGGCGCTGGCAGCCCGGCGCCGACTGGCGGCACCCCGAAGGCCCCGAGTCGACATTGCACGGCCGCGAGAAGCACCCCGTCGTGCACATCGCCTACGAGGATGCCAAGGCGTACGCTGCCTGGGCCGGCAAGCGGCTGCCGACGGAGTCCGAGTGGGAGTGGGCGGCGCGCGGCGGACTGGTCGCGAAGACGTACGCGTGGGGCGACGAGTTCATGCCGAAGAACCGGGTCATGGCCAACACCTGGCACGGCGAGTTCCCGTGGCGCAACGATCGCGCCGGCAAGAACGGTCTCACCAGCCCGGTCGGGTCGTACGCTCCGAACGGCTACGGGCTGTTCGACATGGCCGGCAATGTGTGGGAGTGGACCGACTCGCCCTGGACGTTCTCGCACTCTGACGAGCACGTTGTCGAATCCTCGTCGTGCTGCTCGCCGTCGCATCTGGCCGACGAGTCGAACCGCATGGTGTCGAAGGGTGGCTCACATCTGTGTGCGCCGTCGTACTGCCATCGGTATCGCCCGGCGGCCCGGCAAGGCCACGCGATCCGCAGCAGCACGGGCCACCTCGGGTTTCGCTGCTTCCGCAGCGTCGACTGA
- a CDS encoding agmatine deiminase family protein, which produces MTWRMPSETSDQDRIWMAFPPGGYTLGDTPAEADQARSTWAAVAHAALRYAPVTMVIDPDDRALARTYLSADVELVEAPLDDAWMRDIGPTFVVDESGRLGAVDWVFNGWGQQEWATWENDARIGALVAEIAGAEYVASSLVNEGGGIHVDGAGTVLLTETVQLDPGRNPGLRRSDVEAELRRTLGATDPIWLSRGLTRDSERYGTRGHVDIVATIPTPGVVLVHAQRDGAHPDSAVSEQVIRELRDATDANGDRFQIVELPAPEVLRDSEGWVDYSYVNHLVVNGGVVAGTFGDPRDDEALGVLADAYPGREVVGVDARPLFARGGGVHCITQQQPRTARTT; this is translated from the coding sequence ATGACCTGGCGGATGCCGAGCGAGACGTCGGACCAGGACCGCATCTGGATGGCGTTCCCGCCCGGCGGATACACCCTCGGTGACACTCCGGCCGAAGCCGACCAGGCCCGCTCGACGTGGGCGGCCGTCGCGCATGCGGCACTTCGGTACGCACCCGTGACGATGGTGATCGACCCGGACGACCGGGCGCTCGCGCGTACGTATCTGTCGGCCGACGTCGAGCTCGTCGAGGCGCCTCTCGACGACGCATGGATGCGCGACATCGGGCCGACCTTCGTCGTCGACGAGTCCGGTCGTCTCGGTGCCGTCGACTGGGTGTTCAACGGCTGGGGCCAGCAGGAGTGGGCGACGTGGGAGAACGACGCGCGCATCGGCGCGCTGGTCGCCGAGATCGCGGGAGCCGAGTACGTCGCATCGAGCCTGGTCAACGAGGGCGGCGGCATCCACGTCGACGGAGCCGGCACGGTCCTCCTCACCGAGACGGTGCAGCTCGACCCCGGCCGCAACCCGGGCCTGCGCCGCAGCGACGTCGAGGCCGAGCTCCGCCGTACGCTCGGCGCGACCGATCCGATCTGGCTTTCGCGCGGACTCACCCGCGACTCCGAGCGGTACGGAACCCGGGGCCACGTCGACATCGTCGCCACGATCCCAACGCCTGGGGTGGTTCTGGTGCATGCACAGCGAGATGGTGCGCACCCCGACTCGGCCGTGAGCGAGCAGGTGATCCGCGAGCTCCGCGATGCCACCGACGCGAACGGCGACCGGTTCCAGATCGTCGAGCTGCCTGCGCCCGAGGTGCTGCGCGACAGCGAGGGATGGGTCGACTACAGCTACGTCAACCATCTGGTCGTCAATGGCGGTGTCGTCGCGGGTACGTTCGGCGATCCTCGTGACGACGAGGCGCTCGGCGTACTGGCCGACGCGTACCCCGGACGTGAGGTGGTCGGTGTCGACGCGCGGCCGCTGTTCGCGCGTGGCGGGGGAGTTCACTGCATCACCCAGCAGCAACCGCGCACCGCTCGTACGACCTGA